A window of Formosa sp. Hel1_31_208 contains these coding sequences:
- a CDS encoding oxidoreductase, translated as MRYPFLLFIIFSICFNCREDKVPVRTQNFNSVFIEPIFIDSTTSIRAIDFNDDYIFYGSSNHIGLIALEAENKIDLTNFEFSSKKTHSKNVITHEDKPLAFRAIKNVNGDVFFMSVANPAKLYKKHRKSNAPLLVYEEIGEKVFYDAIDFWNSQEGIAIGDPTEDCMSIIITRDSGDTWTKLACDNLPKAKEGEAAFAASNTNIAIVGDKTWVATGGKSSRILYSPDRGKTWEVYGTPIVQGLETTGMYSIDFYDEYNGFAIGGDYTKAADSSANKIKTQDGGKTWQLVAQNQSPGYRSCVQYVPNSEAKELVAVGFKGVDYSKDSGSTWTHLSDEGFYTIRFLNDSVAYAAGRGRISKLTFKE; from the coding sequence ATGCGCTATCCATTTCTTCTATTTATCATTTTTTCAATATGTTTTAACTGTCGAGAAGATAAAGTTCCTGTGCGTACTCAAAATTTTAATTCAGTTTTTATAGAGCCCATATTTATTGATTCCACCACAAGTATTAGAGCTATAGATTTTAATGATGATTACATCTTTTATGGAAGCTCAAATCATATTGGGTTGATTGCTCTGGAAGCTGAAAATAAAATAGATCTAACGAATTTTGAGTTTAGTTCTAAAAAGACACATTCTAAAAATGTCATTACGCATGAGGATAAGCCCTTAGCATTTAGGGCTATCAAAAATGTTAATGGTGACGTGTTTTTCATGTCAGTCGCTAATCCTGCTAAGTTGTACAAAAAACATCGAAAATCTAACGCCCCTCTTTTGGTTTACGAAGAGATTGGAGAAAAGGTGTTTTATGATGCTATAGATTTTTGGAATAGCCAAGAAGGTATTGCTATTGGTGACCCCACAGAAGATTGTATGAGTATTATCATTACGCGCGACAGTGGTGACACCTGGACAAAATTGGCTTGTGATAATTTACCAAAAGCTAAAGAAGGCGAAGCTGCTTTTGCTGCAAGTAATACCAATATAGCTATTGTTGGCGATAAGACTTGGGTGGCCACAGGAGGGAAGTCTAGTCGGATTTTATATTCACCAGATAGGGGTAAAACTTGGGAAGTTTATGGAACACCAATAGTGCAGGGCTTAGAGACCACGGGTATGTATTCTATAGATTTTTATGATGAATACAACGGATTCGCCATAGGAGGAGACTATACTAAAGCGGCGGATAGTTCAGCTAATAAGATTAAAACACAAGATGGTGGAAAAACATGGCAATTAGTTGCACAAAATCAGTCACCTGGTTACAGGAGTTGTGTGCAATATGTCCCTAATAGTGAGGCAAAAGAATTAGTTGCTGTTGGTTTTAAAGGGGTTGATTATTCTAAAGACTCAGGAAGTACGTGGACTCACCTCAGTGATGAGGGTTTTTATACGATTCGCTTTTTAAACGATAGTGTGGCTTATGCAGCAGGTCGCGGACGTATATCAAAATTAACCTTTAAAGAATAA
- a CDS encoding endonuclease — translation MKHIYFCFAVLTAFISSAQIPPGYYDAATGTGFALKTQLKNIIDDVNDNNGQPFHDNSVTYSQLWTLYETSDVRPDGKVWDMYSDCNFTFVVDQDMGSGGGSECSKFNREHSFPRSWFDDQQSLPIFADAFHVIPSDKKVNAERGNLAYGEVASASYTSLNGSKRGSSSITGPTGQVFEPADEFKGDIARGFFYVATRYENLISGWEANDSDGDSMLDGSSNRVFEQWALDMLYSWHVNDPVSQKEIDRNNAIFLHQDNRNPFIDNPQYVFDIWQDVLSVDEFDIAETFKMFPNPASENEVTILSNRDIVAEIYDILGKRISVQIVTANQNKLNISNLSKGMYIIRLKSDQNSSTKKLIKQ, via the coding sequence ATGAAACACATCTACTTTTGCTTTGCAGTTCTTACTGCATTTATAAGCTCTGCACAAATTCCACCGGGATATTACGATGCTGCTACAGGAACTGGGTTTGCTCTAAAAACACAGCTTAAAAATATTATTGATGATGTTAATGATAATAACGGTCAACCGTTTCATGATAATTCTGTCACCTATAGTCAGCTTTGGACACTTTATGAAACATCTGATGTGCGTCCCGATGGAAAGGTTTGGGATATGTATAGTGACTGTAATTTCACTTTTGTTGTCGATCAAGATATGGGATCAGGTGGCGGAAGCGAATGCTCAAAATTTAATAGAGAACATAGTTTTCCAAGAAGTTGGTTTGACGACCAACAAAGCTTACCCATTTTTGCTGATGCTTTTCATGTCATTCCATCAGATAAGAAAGTAAATGCTGAACGCGGAAATTTAGCTTACGGTGAAGTCGCATCAGCAAGTTATACATCTTTAAATGGCTCTAAAAGAGGATCCAGTAGTATCACCGGTCCAACAGGTCAGGTTTTCGAGCCCGCAGATGAATTTAAAGGAGATATTGCTCGTGGGTTCTTTTATGTAGCCACTAGATACGAAAACCTAATTAGTGGCTGGGAAGCCAACGATAGCGATGGTGATAGCATGTTAGATGGCTCGAGCAATCGTGTTTTTGAACAATGGGCTTTAGACATGTTGTATTCTTGGCATGTTAATGATCCCGTAAGCCAAAAGGAAATCGATAGAAATAACGCGATTTTTTTGCATCAGGACAATAGAAATCCGTTTATAGACAACCCACAGTATGTTTTTGATATATGGCAAGATGTGTTGTCTGTGGATGAATTTGACATTGCCGAAACTTTCAAAATGTTTCCTAATCCGGCTAGTGAAAATGAAGTAACAATATTATCTAATCGAGATATTGTAGCTGAAATTTATGACATTTTAGGAAAACGAATATCAGTGCAAATTGTAACAGCAAATCAAAATAAATTAAATATATCGAATCTATCCAAAGGCATGTATATCATTCGGTTAAAGTCTGATCAAAACAGTTCGACGAAGAAATTAATTAAACAATAA
- a CDS encoding sensor of ECF-type sigma factor, with amino-acid sequence MKKLILILTLLLSVYGFAQRDGQMKERIKAQKIAFLTDQLDLSSEEAQKFWPIYNAFEAKAENVRDKDLREIKMKMRQGNLSDAEANLLLDKLTKAENDMHAAKTTLVNDLKKVISAEKIIRLKAAEDAFNKKLLERLREFREKRGKRN; translated from the coding sequence ATGAAAAAATTAATCCTTATACTAACCTTGCTACTCAGTGTATATGGCTTTGCCCAAAGGGACGGTCAAATGAAAGAACGCATTAAAGCGCAAAAAATAGCTTTCCTCACTGATCAATTAGACTTAAGCTCAGAAGAAGCTCAAAAATTCTGGCCAATCTACAATGCTTTTGAAGCTAAAGCCGAAAATGTTCGAGATAAAGATTTGAGGGAAATCAAAATGAAAATGCGACAAGGTAATCTTTCAGATGCGGAAGCGAATCTATTATTAGACAAACTAACGAAAGCTGAAAATGATATGCATGCTGCTAAAACTACTCTAGTCAATGATCTAAAAAAGGTTATTTCAGCTGAAAAGATCATTCGCTTAAAAGCTGCTGAAGATGCGTTCAATAAAAAACTCTTAGAACGCTTAAGAGAATTTAGGGAGAAACGCGGCAAACGTAATTAG
- a CDS encoding RsmB/NOP family class I SAM-dependent RNA methyltransferase encodes MRLHRNLCFAVVDGLTLIFNEGKYADKVIQQLLKRDKRWGSRDRAFVAETTYDIVRWKRLYAEIAEVKAPYDRDNLWRIFAVWATLRGIKLPDWKYFENTPQRKIKGRFDELTKTRKFKESIPDWLDDIGVQELGESKWTKEIAALNVQADVILRVNTLNTTKEKLQSLLFDNDIETESIKGYPNALKLRERANVFQTEAFKNGLFEVQDASSQLVAEFLDVKPGMRVVDACAGAGGKALHIASLMENKGQIIALDIYENKLNELKRRARRNGAFNIETRTIESTKVVKKLYDKADRVLIDAPCSGLGVLRRNPDAKWKLQPEFIESIKKTQQEILQQYSRIVKDGGKLVYATCSILPSENRQQVDSFLASEMGENFKFIKDKSILSHETGYDGFYMALLEKTNK; translated from the coding sequence ATGCGCTTACACAGAAACTTATGCTTTGCCGTCGTTGATGGATTAACTCTCATCTTTAACGAAGGAAAATATGCAGACAAAGTGATTCAACAACTCTTAAAACGTGATAAACGTTGGGGAAGTCGTGATCGCGCCTTTGTTGCCGAAACAACCTATGACATTGTGCGTTGGAAACGTTTGTATGCCGAAATAGCTGAAGTTAAAGCCCCTTATGACAGAGACAATTTGTGGAGAATTTTTGCAGTTTGGGCCACGCTAAGAGGTATTAAATTACCAGACTGGAAATATTTCGAGAATACACCTCAACGAAAAATAAAAGGCCGTTTTGACGAATTGACAAAGACCAGAAAATTCAAAGAATCTATTCCAGATTGGCTAGATGATATAGGGGTTCAAGAACTTGGAGAATCTAAGTGGACTAAAGAAATAGCTGCTTTAAACGTGCAAGCTGATGTCATCTTAAGAGTCAATACTTTAAATACTACTAAAGAAAAACTACAGTCGCTACTATTCGACAATGACATAGAAACTGAAAGCATTAAAGGGTATCCAAATGCTCTGAAGTTAAGGGAGAGAGCAAATGTTTTCCAAACGGAAGCTTTTAAAAATGGTCTTTTTGAAGTACAAGATGCCTCGTCACAATTAGTCGCAGAATTTTTAGATGTTAAACCAGGCATGAGGGTTGTAGATGCCTGTGCAGGTGCAGGCGGAAAAGCATTGCACATTGCCTCGTTAATGGAAAATAAAGGCCAAATTATTGCATTAGATATTTATGAAAATAAATTAAATGAACTCAAACGAAGAGCAAGACGTAATGGTGCGTTTAATATTGAAACAAGAACCATTGAGTCAACCAAGGTCGTCAAAAAACTATATGATAAAGCTGATAGAGTACTCATTGATGCCCCATGTTCAGGTCTAGGTGTATTGAGACGAAATCCAGATGCGAAATGGAAATTACAACCAGAATTTATCGAAAGCATTAAGAAAACACAACAGGAAATTTTACAACAATATTCAAGAATTGTTAAAGATGGCGGCAAACTAGTTTATGCAACCTGTTCTATTTTACCTTCAGAAAACCGACAGCAAGTTGATAGTTTTTTAGCCTCGGAAATGGGTGAAAATTTTAAATTCATAAAAGATAAGAGTATATTGTCACATGAAACAGGTTATGACGGATTCTACATGGCATTGCTTGAAAAGACAAATAAATAA
- a CDS encoding RNA polymerase sigma factor: MLALDNEQNFIQRLQTSTTKEAAFRELLSLYKERLYWHIRHIVKSHDDADDVLQNTFIKVYKNISKFKGDSKLYSWMYRIATNESITHINKNAKRLNIGNVETQEHMMNNLKADVYFEGDEIQYKLQKAIATLPAKQQLVFNMKYFQDIKYKDMSEILETSEGALKASYHIAVKKIEAILTSD, encoded by the coding sequence ATGCTTGCATTGGACAACGAACAGAATTTCATACAACGTCTACAGACCTCAACTACTAAAGAAGCAGCTTTTAGAGAATTACTCAGTCTATATAAGGAACGGCTCTATTGGCATATTCGTCATATTGTGAAATCACATGACGATGCCGACGATGTGTTACAAAATACATTTATAAAAGTTTACAAAAACATTAGTAAGTTTAAGGGGGATAGCAAATTATACTCTTGGATGTATCGCATTGCGACCAATGAATCCATTACTCATATTAATAAAAATGCAAAACGCTTGAATATTGGGAATGTAGAAACTCAAGAACACATGATGAACAATTTAAAAGCAGATGTCTATTTTGAGGGTGATGAGATTCAATATAAATTACAAAAAGCGATTGCGACATTACCAGCCAAGCAACAACTCGTTTTTAATATGAAATATTTTCAGGATATTAAATACAAAGATATGTCTGAAATTCTTGAGACAAGCGAAGGTGCTTTAAAAGCATCCTATCATATAGCCGTAAAAAAAATTGAAGCTATTTTAACATCAGATTAA